The following are from one region of the Nymphaea colorata isolate Beijing-Zhang1983 chromosome 7, ASM883128v2, whole genome shotgun sequence genome:
- the LOC116257858 gene encoding protein SOSEKI 5-like has translation MAARARGGGGGRVVEMLARRSQEASPERMMVWTEQRAPRQERRVLVLYYLCKNGQLEHLHFMEVPLYSVEGLCLRDVTSHLNFLRGKRITSMYSKRRNSCLLHHC, from the exons ATGGCGGCGAGAGccagaggaggagggggaggtaGGGTTGTTGAAATGCTGGCGAGGAGGAGCCAGGAGGCGAGCCCCGAGAGGATGATGGTCTGGACGGAGCAAAGGGCGCCGAGGCAGGAGCGCAGGGTTCTGGTGCTTTACTACCTCTGCAAGAACGGTCAGCTCGAGCATCTGCATTTCATGGAGGTTCCTCTGTATTCTGTCGAGGGGCTGTGCCTCAGAG ATGTGACGAGCCATCTAAACTTCCTCAGGGGAAAACGAATCACTTCTATGTACTCCAAGCG CCGCAATTCCTGCCTACTTCATCATTGCTGA
- the LOC116258000 gene encoding major pollen allergen Ole e 10-like, with product MASRVTMTPFAVVLLMFISTYGSLVKVANGQNNTWCIARPSAEQTVLQNNIDFACSNGVDCSVLASGQACSLPDTIINHASVVMNLYYSANGRQPYTCSFANSGLITTVDPSYGSCVYP from the exons ATGGCGTCTAGAGTGACCATGACTCCCTTCGCAGTTGTTCTTCTGATGTTCATCTCGACTTATG GATCGTTGGTGAAGGTGGCAAATGGGCAG AACAATACCTGGTGCATAGCGAGGCCCTCTGCTGAGCAAACTGTGCTTCAGAACAACATTGACTTCGCATGCTCCAATGGCGTCGACTGCAGCGTGCTGGCTTCAGGTCAGGCCTGCTCTCTCCCGGACACCATAATCAACCATGCCTCCGTTGTCATGAACCTCTATTACAGTGCCAATGGCAGGCAGCCCTACACTTGTAGCTTTGCCAATTCTGGCCTCATCACCACTGTAGATCCGA GCTATGGCAGCTGTGTCTATCCGTGA